One genomic segment of Lampris incognitus isolate fLamInc1 chromosome 2, fLamInc1.hap2, whole genome shotgun sequence includes these proteins:
- the traip gene encoding E3 ubiquitin-protein ligase TRAIP has product MPIRAYCTICSDFFDHSRDVAAIHCGHTFHYECLLQWFQTAPHKTCPQCRKQVSNRHIISKLFFDNGGGDEGSTVDPENLQNELDRVKVLLITKEKDWKDKQKVIDSLKNTVDKQRRDLDSVRKEIAEREMLCDALRKQMAYLETQQYDVQAAREEARRLRTKMKTFESLDVLLQGQRAEVESMITDMGISQAAVEQLSIYCISLKKEYDNIKGSLKSSNEICEKLKREVFTSNNKLQKATVEMRRTKEDMKAVQNDLANADKEITSLKKKVEILQKTLSTPTQTNEALSRLLCESPAPVELKQPHLHQPTGGEDIDLNMTYEIPTPDNRNKKVPPKKMHLDHARSPSMRHNESSSSGSMAPNKEESMDTFFRNSLLFRKKTFGSMLQQPRNKPGAVRSGYDGLGGRTKFIQPSPLSEIRPLLKAKRKKVTRPPPPKISTCLTMDSFLE; this is encoded by the exons ATGCCTATTCGAGCCTATTGCACAATATGTTCTGACTTTTTTGATCACTCCAGAGACGTTGCTGCCATCCACTGCGGACATACTTTTCACTACGAATG TCTCCTTCAGTGGTTTCAAACAGCTCCTCACAAAACGTGTCCACAATGTAGAAAACAG GTCAGCAACAGACATATTATCAGCAAACTTTTCTTTGACAATGGTGGAGGAGATGAAGGATCAACTGTAGACCCAGAAAATTTGCAG AATGAACTTGATCGAGTGAAAGTCCTTTTAATTACTAAGG aaAAAGACTGGAAGGATAAACAAAAGGTAATAGACAGCTTGAAGAACACAGTGGACAAGCAAAGGAGAGATTTGGACAGTGTTCGGAAAGAGATTGCTGAGAGGGAGATGCTGTGTGATGCTCTCAGA AAACAGATGGCTTATCTGGAGACCCAGCAATATGACGTCCAGGCTGCCAGAGAGGAGGCACGCAGACTCAGGACCAAAATGAAAACCTTTGAAAG TCTGGATGTGTTGTTACAGGGCCAGAGAGCTGAGGTAGAGTCCATGATCACAGACATGGGTATCAGCCAGGCTGCTGTGGAGCAGCTTTCCATCTATTGCATCTCCCTCAAGAA AGAGTATGATAACATAAAAGGGAGCCTTAAGTCCTCAAATGAAATATGTGAAAAGCTGAAGAGAGAGGTGTTTACTTCAAACAACAAG TTACAGAAGGCCACAGTGGAGATGAGAAGGACCAAGGAGGATATGAAGGCTGTGCAAAATGATCTAGCTAATGCTGACAAAGAGATCACT AGTCTCAAGAAAAAAGTAGAGATCCTTCAGAAGACCCTTAGCACACCAACACAAACAAATGAAGCACTCAGTCGACTACTCTGTGAAAG CCCAGCCCCAGTGGAGTTAAAGCAGCCCCATCTCCACCAGCCTACAGGTGGTGAGGACATAGACCTGAACATGACCTATGAAATCCCCACCCCTGATAATAGGAACAAGAAAGTCCCACCCAAAAAGATGCATCTGGATCATGCAAG gtcacCTTCAATGAGACACAATGAGAGCAGCTCATCAGGAAGCATG GCCCCAAACAAGGAAGAATCCATGGATACCTTCTTCAGGAATTCTCTCTTATTTAGAAAGAAGACTTTTGGCAGTATGTTGCAACAGCCGAGGAATAAACCTGGAGCT GTGAGATCTGGCTATGATGGATTAGGAGGACGGACAAAATTCATCCAACCT TCTCCGCTGTCAGAGATTCGCCCGCTATTGAAGGCTAAAAGGAAAAAGGTGACCCGGCCTCCTCCTCCCAAGATCTCAACTTGCCTCACTATGGACAGTTTTCTTGAGTAA
- the mon1a gene encoding vacuolar fusion protein MON1 homolog A gives MDGDIHQAGASWEVQNCTLAQMDHLRIERADSPTPGLVEGTEPGAGQESAIFVHAQSFEDLTAETEEVAGMEAGGDCKPNKLGESEAQFQVLIGEKTTEEEQKKETWAESWTKDEDVSSEAWRSHRKHVFVLSEAGKPIYSRYGTEEALSSTMGVMMALVSFVEADKNIIRSIHADGYKVVFLSKSPLVLVGVSRTCQSDKELTRELQYIYYQIVSLLTLTQLNHIFQHKQNYDLRRLLAGSEHLTDNLLHRLDRDPGLLLSAVTCLPLASSTRDMVSSSLQAAKAKSLVFSILLSGDRLVTLVRKRDQYLHHMDLHLVFNLVGSSSSFREGEGWTPICLPKFNTAGFFHAHISYLEPASDLCLILVSTDREDFFNLSDCKRRFLERLSKRSAYESLKEAVKCPSYSVAQVGIPELRHFLYKSKSSGLYTSPDLPIVYQADEEQERLMGLYQDLHSRLHHPTRPLRSIYHSAETENLLAWVTSGFELYLCFSPLATKALAVSAVNKLLKWIRREEDRLFILSPLTY, from the exons ATGGATGGAGACATCCACCAGGCAGGGGCGTCATGGGAGGTCCAGAATTGTACTCTGGCACAGATGGACCATCTCCGCATTGAAAGGGCGGACAGCCCCACACCGGGTCTGGTGGAGGGGACGGAACCAG GTGCTGGTCAAGAGAGTGCTATATTTGTCCATGCCCAGTCCTTTGAAGATCTGACTGCTGAGACTGAGGAGGTGGCTGGGATGGAGGCTGGAGGAGACTGCAAGCCAAACAAATTGGGAGAATCTGAAGCACAGTTTCAGGTGCTGATTGGAGAAAAGACCACAGAAGAAGAGCAAAAGAAGGAAACATGGGCAGAGAGCTGGACCAAAGATGAGGATGTGTCTAGTGAGGCATGGCGCAGCCATAGGAAGCACGtgtttgttttaagtgaggcaggCAAGCCTATCTACTCCCGCTATGGCACAGAGGAGGCTCTTTCCAGCACCATGGGGGTAATGATGGCCCTTGTCTCCTTTGTTGAAGCTGACAAGAACATCATTCGCTCCATTCATGCAG ATGGATACAAAGTGGTATTTCTCAGCAAGAGCCCTCTAGTTTTGGTGGGTGTGTCTCGCACCTGCCAGTCAGACAAGGAACTCACACGGGAGCTACAGTACATCTACTACCAGATTGTCAGCCTGCTCACCCTCACCCAGCTGAATCACATCTTCCAGCACAAGCAGAACTATGACCTGCGGCGCCTGCTTGCTGGATCTGAACACCTCACTGACAACCTACTTCATCGGTTAGATCGAGACCCAGGACTGCTCCTGAGTGCTGTCACCTGCCTCCCTTTGGCCAGCTCCACCAGGGACATGGTCTCATCCAGCTTGCAGGCTGCAAAAGCCAAGAGCCTTGTCTTCTCAATTCTGTTGTCAGGGGACCGCCTTGTGACCCTGGTGAGGAAAAGGGATCAATACCTACACCACATGGACCTACACTTGGTCTTCAACCTCGTTGGCTCCTCCTCTTCATTTAGAGAGGGTGAGGGCTGGACACCCATCTGTCTGCCAAAGTTCAACACCGCAGGATTTTTTCATGCTCATATTTCCTACCTTGAACCAGCGTCAGACCTCTGTCTTATCCTGGTCTCCACTGACCGTGAGGACTTTTTTAACTTGTCTGACTGCAAGCGTCGCTTCCTGGAAAGACTGAGCAAGCGCAGTGCTTACGAGTCCTTGAAGGAAGCTGTTAAATGTCCCAGCTATTCTGTAGCGCAAGTGGGCATCCCAGAGCTCAGGCACTTCCTGTATAAGTCCAAAAGTTCAGGGTTGTACACCAG CCCTGACTTACCCATAGTGTACCAGGCTGACGAAGAACAAGAAAGACTGATGGGTCTGTACCAGGATCTCCACAGCCGTTTGCACCATCCAACCAGACCACTCCGTTCCATCTATCACAGTGCAGAAACTGAAAACCTACTCGCATGG GTGACAAGTGGGTTTGAACTTTACCTCTGCTTCAGTCCCTTGGCTACCAAAGCCTTGGCCGTGTCCGCTGTCAACAAGCTGCTGAAGTGGATTAGGAGGGAGGAGGACCGTCTCTTTATCCTCAGTCCTCTCACATACTGA